The Manduca sexta isolate Smith_Timp_Sample1 chromosome 20, JHU_Msex_v1.0, whole genome shotgun sequence DNA segment ACATTATACATTAAATTCTATCGTACCTATCAGTTCTTATCCAAGAAAAAAGTACCAGTAGATAGGTTACATTTGCACGAACTAGGCTATGAGAAACTAGTGTAAAATTAGATAAAgtgtacataaattaaaacaggAGAacgcatattattttattttcaacatttgTGTGATCTTCCAGGTCTAATGGCTACGTCAGAGAAAGATTCTATCCAACGCCCATTATGTCAACATAtcttgtagccttcatggtgtCGGAGTTCAAAGCAGCCCGCGCTAACAGCGACAAGAGTTTCGGAATCTATACCAGACCAGAAGCAGTTAACCAAAGCCAATATGCTTACGATTTTGGCATTAAAGTTGTGGATGCCTTAAGTAATTACTTTGGAATTGGTTATTATTCTACAAATAGCAATCTCAAGTTGGATCACGTTGCATTGCCTGACTTTAGGGCTGGCGCTATGGAGAACTGGGGCTTGgttaaatataggtaattattttttatagttaaagATCTTGATAGTAGTAATGacataataactttaaaaatgcCTCTAAGTGGCTCATAcagtaatttattcaataatgaaATTCTATTATCGATCGTTCCAAGACATTTCAAgtgacaataattaaataacagatacgatttattttggtaaattaaACTACAGGATCAACTCCAAAATATTCATATCAATTGCATATAGTCTCTTTTGGTACATGATGGATATAATGTAAAGCATTTGGTCTTGACACAACATTCATGACTTAATTATTTACCAGGGAAGCCTTGATTTTATACAACGAAGGAGAATCTACGCCTTATTACAAGTACAGAGTGGCACAAATTATCGCGCACGAGACGACGCACATGTGGTTTGGAAACCTTGTAACTTGCCACTGGTGGAGCAACACCTGGCTTAATGAGGGCTTCGCTAATTACTTCCAGgactatattacaatttatgtcAGTACTCCAATTATCAAGAGCATTAAAAAAACAAGAGTATTTTTTACCAGccttttttgaataaatttcaatataaattcagCGTATACCAAAACCTACAACGCTAGTTTAAGTCGCACTAGTGGATCACCAAAAGCTCATATTGTGGCTAGCAGTTGTATCACATGCAGTTGAATAtaagaactaaaatatatagaagGGACATTATATTCTATGAACAAAATCGaagaataaaacaattagtTAACGTAGTTAATTACTTCCTCCTACAATAATTGTGATACACATCATATCATGGTCCGATATAAGATTGATGATTTCTAACCTTTCCTAACCTAACTCTGCATggatttacttatttaattattatttgtataatataatttattttcatgaaaCCGTAACCTCATGTATGCATGTGTATCATTGCAGGTAGATCCCGACGTAGCATCAGACAATCAACTTGTAATAGGATCAGTATATTCTGCATATGACGCGGACAGCTCTCCAAACTCGGCTCCGATCACGAACGTCAATGTGAATTCTCCAGCAGAGATCAGCGGCCATTTTGGCACAATCACTTACCAAAAGGCTGGATCTGTTATTAGAATGATGCATCATCTTATGGGTGATGACGCTTTTAAGCGTGGATTGAACGTTTATTTAAACAACAAGTAAGTTTCAAAAGAGATAGAACAATTCGTTTTTTTGCGGCGAGTTGGGGGTTGCAGATAGGTTGTAATGAGAGACAATTAAAAACCTAGGGTTATTACATGGTAGCTTTATGTTtacacctccgcgttacactcAGGGTTACACTGGTCGCTGGTGTTACACAACACGAGTAACTGGCCTGGAGAACCCcgaatcaggcgaacggcacgtagatgcTGCACGTGGCTGGTTTCGGCGGCATCTTCCGGAGAGTTAGACAGCCACGTAGGGCAGGGAAGGAAACATGGTCGGGGTCAGCACCCACGACGATGGTGATGCGCAGATGAACGTGGTTCGGAGGCAGCTTTCCCGTCCGTCTGCAATGGCCCGACACTTCTCGCCGAAAACCGCGTACCATGGACGCGTGCCATGAATACGCACCGTAAACCTAAAATCAGAATCCACCAAATCGGAATTCAAGCTAGGCTTACATTATCATATCGTGATATGCacaaaatataatcacataAACTGACCATAGAATCTCGAAAAATGTAAATTCTATGTGTGATTgcaaagtataattattaaaaaatataattgtatttgtcAACAGCCGATTCGGTTCCGGATATCCGAGATTAATGTACTCGGCACTTGAAGAAGGTGTTGCTCATGCTAACCAGGCAATGTCTGCTTACCCAAACCTCAATGTCACTGATATAATGGCGTCGTGGATATCACAACCTGGTCATCCTCTACTCACAGTCAATATCAATTATAACACCAGAGTTGCCTCTTTGCATCAGGTAAGTTTCACTTGTTCAATATCATTTATCAAACCAATAAAATCGGACACAATGTAATACAATAATACAGTAAATTTTGACTTTGTCGTTAGTTTCGAACTACTTCCACCAAGGAATGAGCTAAACcttgtttttttaagttatttttaagactAGATTGGAAATATTACTTATGGAACTAAATAGAATAGATCTCTCATTAGATGGTTAGGTTAGATTGCCCACAAAAAACCAACAAACATCTTAATTAATAGGGTAATGTCTGATGTCTTGCCGTAGGAAGACCCATTCAGATCATATATTTTCTGTGTTAAAACACTTATGGCAATTCTTTGTCTATAacctattttcaaaaaataatatgtctctgttaatatatttttattttacagtgatAAAATTACAATCCTTTTGTAATGTAAAGAGATTGAATTCGTTAGTATTAGAAATTCGGAGCGGCTAATATGTATGTGGTAGttctaattcaaatatttttcagaaacgTTACTACGCTAACTCATCGATCTCATCTGAGGAGGTTTACATGATACCAATAAGTTATACGACAGAAAATTCTGCTAACTTTAATGATACAAAGCCTGCTTTCATCATGAGCGGTAGAACACATGAAGTCAATATTGAAAATCTGATTGATTCAAATTGGGTTATATTTAACGTTCAAGAAACAGGTTAGTTTttacacacacatcatgcatttaccctcgaaggggtatgcagaggcgcaaccagggcattcacttttcgccaagtgtgttctctCCCATAATGTGacagggagcgagcctatcgtcatggGGATAGTTATCTTTTTTATGCTAGTTTTTTAATTCTGTAATTAAAGCTTACCTCACTTAAACAAGGTAAGTAGAAAATTTGGGTTGTGGATATTCAATGCTGAAGGATTCGAAAGGTTTGACCTTTGGAAATGTCATGTTTTGTACTAATAGCAACAGAAAGTTAATGTCTGGTTTTTATGAAACACTATTAGCGAATTctaagttcattattttgtatcagaaatattcaaatttaatatgagAAACAACAAACACTTGTtgatattttgttgtttgtagGACTTTACAGAGTCAACTACGATGACCACTCCTGGCAAATAATAACTGAAGCTCTCAAAAGTTCTAGAAGAGAAAGTATCCACTATCTGAATCGTGCTAAggtaaatacatttgtttatgaCAAGATCCAAAGTAATAGTTAGTGAGGACACTCAAAATTGGTAAATCGGCCAAAACAACGAAATTCGACACTCTTTGTCGAATTCCGTACGCTCATCACACTAGGTCAAACAAACGACTGTGCAAACATCTGGTTGGGTGCTCGAAATaagatacaaaaaattatattcataatacagTTATGacgaatttatataaattttgcgCACCTGAGATTcctaattatttatatcatgtatttaaaatagtaaaacaaaagaataacgGTACAACAAGAGAAGAAAGGAAAACGAAATACAAAAATTACGTTCTATGTAAACATTGCTGGCTTTACCTGTGAAGAATTTGCATAACAGATGCCTAATCATTTACATGTATATTGGAAGTGTGTGAAATCTGTACTGGCAGTAGACGAGCTTGGTGGACAAAAGAGCTTAGATTAGTAAAAAAAGGGGCCAGTGCCCTACAAAGCgattgtatttgatttatttttatttattcaatagttacATCATCAGTTTACCACTATAACATAACaactaatacaataaattttcttatattatatgatgaacctttacaggtgtatacaacattatttgtaaacCATTACAATCGCTAGATTTGCcaacaaattaatttgaaaactaatttaaagatagatagaagaataatttataactagcatgcgaaaataatttaaaggatAATCTATGGTCTTCTGTATACGTAGTATCTAAGATgacattttatttcagattgtaaatgatcttttcgCCTTATTCTATGCGGATGAGGTAGAATTCATACGTTTGAACCAGACGCTTCAATTTTTGAAAAATGAAGATAGTTATTCAGTTTGGTACGCTGCTATCCGTGGCTTTAATCGGCTGAGGAACAGTTTCTTGGGAGACAGCTTGTTGAAATACATTGACGTAAGTGGCATTTGTTGAAGATAGGTAATGAATTCGTATTTTAGgtagatatattattacattatcaattataaatgaGTGAAACTAATCTCGGACCTGTGATAATAAACCTGTTCTAAACATTATTGGAGCCTGATTTTAGAATGTCGTAACCTACTTTTTGTCAttgataataaaagtatttaacggattttttcgctgtttttatattattattttctctcccgacgtttcgaagactttgcacccttcatggtcacggggggggactgaggtgtcaaagttacaatatctatctaggtagatattgtaactttgac contains these protein-coding regions:
- the LOC115449146 gene encoding membrane alanyl aminopeptidase-like; amino-acid sequence: MYIILLAALCAHAVHADENYRLNTPVVPSAYEITITPYFDTGDDNAFTFDGEVAITLKTTAPTRVIKLHSEDLIYSADNVTVSRNGVQLPLDQTNPLNFNTNYTFAFINLQNELEANDNYILRILYRGPIRSDLNGFYRNDYIENGVKKWLGATQMEPTHARKAFPCFDEPGLKAVFTLNIDRPQHYEPSLTNTKIQNTTNMSNGYVRERFYPTPIMSTYLVAFMVSEFKAARANSDKSFGIYTRPEAVNQSQYAYDFGIKVVDALSNYFGIGYYSTNSNLKLDHVALPDFRAGAMENWGLVKYREALILYNEGESTPYYKYRVAQIIAHETTHMWFGNLVTCHWWSNTWLNEGFANYFQDYITIYVDPDVASDNQLVIGSVYSAYDADSSPNSAPITNVNVNSPAEISGHFGTITYQKAGSVIRMMHHLMGDDAFKRGLNVYLNNNRFGSGYPRLMYSALEEGVAHANQAMSAYPNLNVTDIMASWISQPGHPLLTVNINYNTRVASLHQKRYYANSSISSEEVYMIPISYTTENSANFNDTKPAFIMSGRTHEVNIENLIDSNWVIFNVQETGLYRVNYDDHSWQIITEALKSSRRESIHYLNRAKIVNDLFALFYADEVEFIRLNQTLQFLKNEDSYSVWYAAIRGFNRLRNSFLGDSLLKYIDRTALGLVENIINKLGYEERASDDFETLRNRMQILEFACKIGHQGCIDNTVALFRNFKNNGVSISPSLRPVAYCSGLRFGNGLDYEFLWRRMSTTNIANEARLIGEALGCSTDEPSLRKYLLSMREENSPIKIQDLTVPLTGVLSNYSHLHIVMDELQHNYTLWSTIYPSMDSIVSTVASALHTSYDFIDFADWLQSCQECSNQTKMAGMNAMAQAQAARSWASEHRQMILDVLKSFSTTLAPSLMMIVTGVAVYLNRLLM